The Nitrospirales bacterium genome includes a window with the following:
- a CDS encoding metal ABC transporter substrate-binding protein gives MGLLNETRVRVVMNLGQVMKAAGIGLLLVVSLGMAERPPVEQGGRLRVVTSIPDLANLTSRIGGDLVTVESLAKGLENPHGVPIKPSFLPKLNQADVLVVMGLQNEHAWLTALIDVARNPVILPGNPGYIDSSIKISPKQVPEVLTRQEGDLHPLGNPHFNLDPVNAKLMAQAISEGLTRVYPAGKPYFEDNLRQFEASIDSKMGAWQKLAAPLRGIPFVSYHQDTIYFAERFGLKETGQIEIRPGIEPTQRHLAALVEKMKREQVKLVLREPYFSDQLPNWLAEQTGARVAKFLIMVGGSPEVKTYEDLIDFNLHSILKAVQGEKESFHEK, from the coding sequence ATGGGTTTACTGAACGAAACTAGGGTACGGGTCGTCATGAACCTGGGGCAAGTCATGAAAGCGGCAGGAATCGGATTGCTCTTGGTCGTCAGTTTAGGCATGGCGGAACGCCCGCCCGTCGAGCAGGGTGGGCGTCTCCGTGTCGTCACGTCTATTCCTGATTTGGCCAACCTGACATCCCGCATCGGGGGCGATCTTGTGACGGTCGAAAGTCTGGCGAAGGGATTGGAAAATCCCCATGGCGTACCGATCAAACCAAGTTTTCTTCCGAAGTTGAATCAAGCCGATGTGCTCGTGGTGATGGGATTGCAGAATGAGCATGCCTGGCTGACGGCATTAATCGATGTCGCCAGAAATCCCGTTATTCTTCCCGGAAACCCCGGGTACATCGATAGTTCGATAAAAATTTCTCCCAAACAAGTGCCTGAAGTTCTGACACGTCAAGAAGGAGATTTGCATCCTCTGGGGAACCCTCACTTTAATCTCGATCCGGTAAACGCCAAGCTGATGGCTCAGGCCATTTCCGAAGGCTTAACGCGGGTCTATCCAGCCGGTAAGCCCTATTTTGAGGACAATTTACGGCAATTTGAAGCCTCGATCGATTCGAAGATGGGGGCATGGCAAAAGCTAGCGGCTCCCCTTCGGGGCATACCGTTCGTGTCGTACCACCAGGACACGATTTATTTTGCTGAACGCTTTGGCTTGAAAGAAACAGGACAAATTGAAATTCGTCCCGGCATCGAGCCGACGCAGCGTCATTTAGCAGCGTTAGTCGAAAAAATGAAGCGGGAACAGGTCAAACTCGTTCTCCGGGAGCCGTACTTCAGTGATCAACTACCGAATTGGCTGGCCGAACAGACTGGCGCTCGCGTTGCCAAGTTTCTCATCATGGTCGGCGGAAGTCCTGAAGTGAAGACCTATGAAGATCTGATTGATTTCAATCTTCATTCCATATTAAAGGCGGTTCAGGGGGAGAAGGAATCTTTTCATGAGAAGTAG
- a CDS encoding transcriptional repressor, protein MKSTIDQDLRAAGHRLTRTRRAVLDVLERTKYPLSATELFERLKRNRVSIDLATVYRTLTVLRELGLVTQVELHQEGQVRFEIQHGREHHHHIRCHGCGRIVDLLLCPLKKLTALVERETKFVVDEHTLEFSGLCPKCQ, encoded by the coding sequence ATGAAGAGCACGATCGATCAAGACCTTCGAGCCGCAGGACATCGGCTGACCAGAACCCGTCGAGCCGTCCTGGATGTGCTTGAACGCACCAAATATCCCTTAAGTGCGACGGAACTATTTGAACGATTGAAACGTAACCGTGTGTCAATCGATCTGGCCACTGTCTACCGGACCCTTACTGTCTTACGTGAGCTTGGTCTTGTCACGCAGGTTGAGCTTCACCAGGAAGGTCAGGTCCGTTTCGAGATTCAACACGGACGGGAACATCATCACCATATTCGTTGCCATGGATGTGGCCGTATTGTCGACCTCCTGTTGTGTCCTCTGAAAAAGCTCACAGCACTGGTAGAACGCGAAACGAAGTTTGTGGTGGATGAACATACATTGGAATTCAGCGGACTCTGTCCTAAATGTCAGTAA
- a CDS encoding MerC domain-containing protein produces the protein MKTFGLTLSKAGSLASLVCAVHCALTPLALLALPVIAAHSWDGLDVILGGFLAETTEWFFVGIISLLAGFGLLATYPLHRDIRPAYLTAVGLLCLVLSHVWMVPSSAGEIVLDVIGASLIAFAGFWNRRLCHCLGCHTHEHTDDSQASTAEHVA, from the coding sequence ATGAAAACATTCGGTCTCACACTTTCCAAGGCTGGATCGCTGGCCTCTCTCGTATGCGCGGTGCATTGTGCTTTAACGCCTTTGGCTTTGCTGGCTCTCCCCGTGATCGCCGCTCACTCATGGGATGGATTGGATGTCATTCTTGGTGGATTTCTCGCAGAGACGACGGAGTGGTTTTTTGTGGGCATCATCAGCCTGCTGGCGGGGTTTGGCTTACTCGCCACCTATCCGCTCCACCGCGATATCCGTCCGGCTTATCTGACGGCTGTCGGTCTTCTCTGTCTCGTTCTTTCGCACGTCTGGATGGTGCCGAGTAGTGCGGGTGAAATAGTACTCGATGTCATCGGAGCTTCTCTCATCGCTTTCGCGGGATTCTGGAATCGTCGGCTATGTCATTGCCTGGGATGTCATACCCATGAACATACTGATGATTCTCAAGCGTCTACTGCCGAACACGTCGCCTAA
- a CDS encoding ATP-binding cassette domain-containing protein: MNTLLSLEHATIGYHDRVVLRDVSFDISPGTSLALIGSNGSGKTTFLKSLAGIQPLVRGTLHLGTRSDGGLVRVGYVPQRGMVNALVRLKAREVVEMGTYGLLRPWQGLGPDERERIRQSLIAVELLDRQDKLYSSLSGGQQQRVLIARALATRPDLLLLDEPLASLDQASVQSIREVFLKLQTELNVALIWADHALPTLEGILCEALIIEDQHLRKQAFDASLYSGSPCTLLSGDSFVE; encoded by the coding sequence ATGAACACACTGTTGTCCTTGGAACATGCGACCATCGGCTATCATGACCGCGTGGTCCTTCGTGATGTTTCGTTTGACATTTCCCCAGGCACGTCACTGGCTCTCATTGGTTCTAATGGTTCCGGTAAAACGACTTTCCTGAAATCCTTGGCTGGCATACAACCTCTTGTACGGGGGACGCTCCACCTTGGGACACGGTCAGATGGAGGCCTTGTGCGAGTCGGGTATGTGCCCCAGCGTGGGATGGTCAATGCCCTAGTTCGATTAAAAGCCAGGGAAGTCGTAGAGATGGGAACCTATGGCCTCCTCCGGCCATGGCAAGGTCTAGGGCCAGATGAACGTGAGCGGATTCGGCAGAGTCTTATTGCCGTAGAACTGTTGGATAGACAAGATAAGCTCTATTCTTCCCTCTCAGGAGGACAACAGCAACGGGTATTGATCGCGCGTGCTTTGGCCACGCGCCCTGATCTCTTGCTTTTGGATGAGCCTCTGGCGAGTCTTGATCAGGCGTCTGTTCAATCTATCAGGGAGGTGTTTCTGAAGCTTCAAACCGAGTTGAACGTGGCCTTAATATGGGCTGATCATGCTCTTCCAACGTTGGAAGGCATTCTGTGCGAAGCCTTGATTATCGAAGACCAACATCTCCGAAAACAGGCATTTGATGCGAGTCTCTACTCTGGCAGTCCATGTACCTTACTAAGTGGGGATTCGTTCGTTGAGTGA
- a CDS encoding DnaJ domain-containing protein translates to MARLDYYAVLKVVPDASDEEIKKSYRKLARLYHPDHNQGRQDAETKIRELNAAYEILNNKESRKAYDRLRFGGYREQVDGFGPATEDAPDPNIAFQAMEHTLREEGKKDVFATLIKDQAKIQEELAIIRERVVAKQGYDTFHDTFVRERAAEVITLLVSDELLVRRERLVDVGHQMLISQGICHDQKDQDVKALRTLLEKYYDEGWIQGYVQACELFYVRR, encoded by the coding sequence TTGGCACGTCTCGATTACTATGCCGTTCTGAAAGTGGTTCCGGATGCCTCGGATGAGGAAATAAAAAAATCATATAGAAAATTAGCGCGGCTCTATCATCCGGACCATAACCAAGGCAGGCAAGATGCAGAGACGAAAATTCGTGAATTAAACGCGGCTTATGAAATCCTGAATAATAAGGAAAGTCGAAAGGCCTATGACCGATTACGGTTTGGGGGCTATCGCGAGCAAGTTGATGGATTCGGACCGGCCACTGAAGATGCCCCGGATCCAAACATCGCCTTCCAAGCGATGGAGCACACGTTACGTGAGGAAGGGAAAAAAGATGTCTTTGCCACTCTCATCAAAGATCAAGCCAAAATTCAAGAGGAACTCGCGATCATTCGTGAACGGGTAGTCGCAAAGCAGGGATATGATACCTTTCACGATACGTTCGTTCGAGAGAGGGCCGCAGAGGTCATCACCTTACTCGTCTCTGATGAACTACTCGTACGGCGTGAACGGCTCGTGGATGTCGGTCATCAAATGCTGATCTCCCAAGGCATATGCCATGATCAGAAGGACCAGGACGTAAAGGCGTTGAGAACATTACTCGAAAAATATTACGACGAAGGTTGGATTCAAGGCTATGTGCAGGCCTGTGAATTGTTTTACGTGAGGCGGTAA
- a CDS encoding iron-containing redox enzyme family protein, with translation MREGLSRTRFRGQLLDLMTRKHHWAWPKFSSDAVNKDQLKVHFQQEYEVYVRDFPVFLARIYGHNPPASVRAMLAENIYEEDTGRLSLGVSHPELFLKMMKGVGYPRQEFSQIRLLAASRRYRKWLDEISGCGDWIMGAAVLTIFVEGSRNDRREIRAASKPPTKQRLEARVREHPLVRYHRVPARFMDLTRAHLMVENGHRHDAYHMVVNHAVTRRQQEKVLSALRKTLRLWLHYREGIARACLLKQS, from the coding sequence GTGAGAGAGGGGCTCTCGCGAACACGGTTTCGTGGGCAATTATTGGACCTGATGACTCGCAAACATCATTGGGCCTGGCCGAAATTTTCTAGTGATGCTGTCAACAAAGACCAGCTTAAAGTGCATTTTCAGCAGGAATACGAAGTGTATGTTCGAGATTTTCCGGTGTTTCTGGCGCGTATTTACGGCCACAATCCACCGGCTTCTGTTCGTGCCATGTTAGCGGAAAATATCTATGAAGAAGATACGGGAAGACTATCGCTTGGGGTCTCGCATCCGGAACTCTTCTTAAAGATGATGAAGGGTGTTGGCTACCCACGGCAGGAATTTTCACAGATTCGACTACTGGCTGCGAGCCGACGGTACAGGAAATGGCTGGATGAGATCTCAGGATGTGGTGATTGGATCATGGGGGCAGCTGTCTTGACTATTTTCGTTGAGGGAAGCCGAAATGATCGGCGAGAAATTCGAGCGGCTTCCAAACCTCCGACCAAACAACGATTGGAAGCCCGTGTGCGGGAACATCCGTTGGTTCGCTATCATCGTGTGCCGGCACGGTTCATGGATTTAACTCGTGCCCATCTCATGGTTGAAAATGGCCATCGGCATGATGCGTATCATATGGTGGTCAATCATGCAGTGACCCGCAGGCAACAAGAAAAAGTGCTTTCGGCATTGAGAAAAACGTTACGTTTGTGGCTCCACTACCGGGAGGGCATTGCTCGGGCATGTCTGCTCAAGCAATCGTGA
- a CDS encoding tetratricopeptide repeat protein, with translation MSRHVLFCRFLAICVLHLSVQACQHTSSHHLPSNTPSNTAGQSVKIQQNTAVESQLLETVKHAESLGRGNPFVLSSLYSLASYYRSQGQYDKAELQYQKALQLKEEQSGPDHPDLVTILENYADLLRDAKRYTEADNLSSRAAAILAKYSPRPPPKLPSR, from the coding sequence ATGTCTCGTCACGTACTATTTTGCCGTTTTTTAGCTATCTGCGTTCTGCATTTGAGCGTACAAGCCTGCCAGCACACGTCCTCTCATCACCTTCCTTCTAACACTCCTTCTAATACTGCCGGCCAGTCGGTGAAAATTCAGCAAAATACTGCGGTCGAATCCCAATTGCTTGAAACGGTGAAACATGCAGAAAGTTTGGGACGTGGGAATCCATTTGTCCTGAGCAGCCTTTACAGCCTCGCATCCTATTATCGGTCACAGGGCCAATATGATAAGGCTGAACTCCAGTATCAGAAAGCTCTTCAACTGAAAGAGGAGCAGAGCGGTCCAGATCATCCAGACTTGGTCACAATTCTTGAAAATTACGCGGATTTACTTCGTGACGCAAAACGCTATACCGAAGCCGACAACTTGTCATCTCGTGCCGCTGCGATTCTCGCGAAATATTCTCCTCGCCCCCCCCCAAAGCTTCCCTCACGTTAA
- the flgM gene encoding flagellar biosynthesis anti-sigma factor FlgM, translating to MTIPIPPPGSRQLTPPEDASKAIPSSPEKSAVPSESSARQTHPRDAVFFSENQEEHETVQTMIRQLPEIRQHRVQALREAIASGKYRVSSMDVANAMVRDLIPNESEESR from the coding sequence ATGACTATACCCATCCCCCCACCTGGCTCACGCCAACTCACTCCTCCTGAAGATGCCTCTAAAGCCATACCTTCATCACCCGAAAAAAGTGCAGTCCCTTCCGAATCATCAGCTCGGCAAACGCACCCTCGAGATGCCGTGTTTTTCTCAGAAAACCAGGAAGAACATGAAACCGTCCAGACCATGATTCGCCAGCTACCGGAAATCCGCCAACATAGAGTTCAGGCGCTTCGAGAGGCAATTGCGTCAGGGAAGTATCGAGTTTCGAGCATGGACGTGGCCAATGCCATGGTTCGTGACCTTATCCCAAACGAATCAGAAGAGTCACGCTAA
- a CDS encoding metal ABC transporter permease encodes MSELFDILSPSYVLRNALYGSVMAGMILPLVGSLMYVRRMVFLGVMLPAISAAGIAMAIFWHATFHLDTQHSDFALALMGSTVLTTGTLLILAYLERHGHVGVDGRIGVLYVLSGAATVLLLASDRIPEAGALSLLQGQIIAISDSDLLLLTVCLSVILCILWLFRKELLMVSVDRDLAISLGKRVWVWDMVLYGIVGCTVSLGVLIVGPLVTFGFLLLPAMIALRMNVGIWVAPLIAAAVGIAMAFGGFLASYSLDWPTGPTDIVLGCVMLGGVSLSQWTVQKLKKGKHSVTEPSISS; translated from the coding sequence TTGAGTGAACTTTTTGACATTCTGTCGCCTTCATACGTGCTGAGGAATGCCTTGTACGGTAGTGTGATGGCCGGCATGATATTACCACTCGTGGGAAGCCTGATGTATGTTCGCCGCATGGTTTTCCTCGGGGTGATGTTGCCGGCAATTTCTGCTGCAGGGATTGCGATGGCCATTTTTTGGCATGCGACGTTTCATCTCGATACACAGCATAGTGACTTTGCTTTGGCATTGATGGGATCAACAGTCCTCACTACCGGTACGTTACTGATACTCGCGTATTTGGAACGACATGGCCATGTCGGGGTAGATGGAAGAATCGGCGTGCTCTATGTTCTGTCCGGAGCCGCAACCGTGTTGCTTCTTGCGAGCGATCGAATACCGGAGGCCGGAGCGTTGAGCCTCTTGCAAGGACAAATCATCGCTATTTCAGACTCTGATTTGTTGCTGTTAACGGTGTGTTTGAGTGTCATTTTGTGTATATTGTGGCTTTTCCGCAAGGAATTGTTGATGGTTTCCGTCGATCGCGACCTGGCTATTTCACTGGGCAAACGTGTGTGGGTTTGGGATATGGTGCTGTATGGGATCGTCGGGTGCACCGTTTCTTTGGGGGTTTTGATCGTCGGACCATTGGTCACGTTTGGGTTTCTGTTACTCCCGGCGATGATCGCGCTACGGATGAATGTGGGAATTTGGGTGGCTCCCCTCATCGCCGCCGCCGTGGGAATCGCGATGGCCTTCGGTGGTTTTCTGGCTTCCTATTCGCTTGACTGGCCAACCGGTCCTACGGATATCGTACTGGGCTGTGTGATGTTGGGAGGCGTGAGTCTCAGCCAATGGACCGTACAGAAATTGAAAAAAGGGAAACATAGTGTGACAGAACCGTCAATTTCTTCATGA
- a CDS encoding 3-deoxy-7-phosphoheptulonate synthase has translation MREQIDNRNIIDIGPLMTPREVKNLLPLPEASELLVYNTRETIQDILDGRDRQRLLVIVGPCSIHDPQAAYEYAERLKVVADKTREQLVIIMRTYFEKPRTTVGWKGLINDPHLDNSCDIDAGFQLARKILLNINAMGIPCGTEFLDPVTPQYISDLISWAAIGARTTESQTHREMASGLSMPVGFKNGTDGGLQVALNAMIAARHPQSFIGINVDGVTSIIKTNGNQDRHIVLRGGGGKVNYQASDIARAVSALEKEHISRPVMVDCSHGNSDKDHTRQAHVARSVLEQFCNGQDAIMGLLMESHLHPGNQKWEKGMELNYGVSITDACLGWEETEALLYELQIGMQRSFPTKLASSL, from the coding sequence ATGCGTGAGCAAATCGATAATCGCAACATCATAGATATCGGACCCTTGATGACTCCGCGCGAAGTAAAAAATTTACTTCCACTTCCCGAGGCGAGCGAGCTGCTCGTCTATAACACCCGCGAGACGATTCAAGACATTCTGGATGGGCGTGACCGTCAACGTCTGCTCGTGATCGTTGGCCCATGCTCTATCCATGATCCTCAGGCCGCATACGAATACGCGGAACGCCTCAAGGTCGTCGCCGATAAGACGCGCGAACAACTCGTGATCATTATGCGTACGTATTTTGAAAAACCGCGAACCACGGTAGGCTGGAAAGGGCTCATTAACGATCCTCATCTCGATAATAGCTGTGACATCGATGCCGGATTCCAACTGGCGCGAAAGATTCTGCTCAACATTAATGCCATGGGCATTCCCTGTGGTACGGAATTTCTTGACCCCGTGACCCCACAGTATATCTCCGACCTTATCAGCTGGGCGGCGATTGGCGCTCGCACGACGGAAAGTCAAACGCATCGGGAAATGGCCAGCGGCCTTTCGATGCCCGTTGGTTTTAAAAATGGAACAGATGGTGGGCTCCAAGTAGCCCTCAATGCCATGATCGCCGCACGCCACCCACAAAGCTTTATCGGGATAAATGTGGATGGGGTGACCTCCATCATCAAAACGAACGGTAATCAAGACCGTCATATTGTGCTAAGAGGCGGTGGGGGCAAAGTGAACTACCAGGCCAGTGATATTGCCAGAGCGGTTTCAGCTCTCGAGAAAGAACACATTTCAAGACCGGTGATGGTCGATTGCTCCCATGGCAATTCAGATAAAGACCACACACGTCAGGCTCATGTCGCACGTTCCGTTCTTGAGCAATTTTGCAATGGGCAGGACGCGATCATGGGTCTCTTGATGGAAAGTCATCTCCACCCAGGCAACCAAAAATGGGAAAAAGGCATGGAACTCAACTACGGAGTGTCCATAACTGACGCCTGTCTGGGCTGGGAAGAAACGGAAGCTCTACTCTATGAGCTACAGATAGGAATGCAACGTTCATTTCCTACCAAACTCGCCTCGTCACTCTAG